From the genome of Bacteroidota bacterium, one region includes:
- a CDS encoding LPS-assembly protein LptD, which produces MQFPILIKNNIFTKLVLFTLPAALPKQDFFKPYLLIFLTAVISIGTTAIAQELANPDSLSSDKRRNKAIVGDSLVIKSDSLVISDTLSLTEPASGKGNKKEKFLDSKVKYSARDSMRFELATKKMYLYGDAQVDYGTIKLKAGYIELNMNTKIVYAKGVRDSLGKEIELPVFDEKGQSFTSKEMTFNFETKKGLIKEVITQEGEGYIHGESVKKMQNDELYIKNGKYTTCENSEPHFYIKASKLKVIPDDKIITGPAYLVIEQVPTPLALPFGFFPNKKGQSSGIILPTYGESQELGFFLTNGGYYLPLNEKVDLSLLGDIYSKGSWALGANSNYHKRYKFSGNMDLRYSNITIGESALKDYSDATGANPFYQENKDFMVKWSHRQDRKARPNSVFSADVNAGTSNYNQLNSFSRGNSNFLTNTLQSNISFARSWPGKPFNFTLNGRHSQNTITKDVSVTLPEAAFSVNRIFPFKRKLAVGAQKWFEKIGFNYVTSIKNQINTVDSMLFDRSSLGQFRSGMLHNASASTSIKLLKNFTLNPNITYIERWYIQSIEKTYDEQTNTLTTDTIGGFSRIGEYNASANLSTKLYGMYQFKRGPVQAIRHVMTPSIGLSYRPDFSTQLYGYYGQDGTVSSYSPYDLGIYGKPGEDEQGILNFGLINNLETKVRSAKDTITGFKKIKLLENLSINVSHNIFADEFKWTPIMISGRTTFLNNFSINFGGILDPYTLSNDSIPIKINEFEWDHSRNIGRLVDANLALNFSLRSKQGSGPITSTKGTEEQLRMIQSNPNAYVDFNIPWNINVAYVLRYSKPLIEKQVTQSVQCYGDFNLTPKWKFGFSSGYDFTMKDITYTSLNIYRDLHCWEMSFNWVPFGFNKSYNLQINVKSAILQDLKLTKRSSPFDNRQM; this is translated from the coding sequence GTGCAGTTTCCTATATTGATTAAAAACAACATTTTCACAAAATTAGTATTATTTACCTTGCCGGCAGCACTTCCAAAGCAAGATTTTTTCAAACCTTACCTGTTAATATTTTTAACAGCAGTTATTTCTATTGGTACAACAGCAATAGCCCAGGAATTAGCCAATCCTGATTCCTTATCAAGTGATAAAAGAAGGAATAAAGCTATTGTAGGAGATAGTTTAGTTATAAAATCAGACAGTTTAGTAATTTCTGATACACTTTCTCTTACTGAACCTGCATCGGGAAAAGGCAATAAAAAAGAAAAGTTTCTTGATTCTAAAGTAAAATATTCAGCCAGGGATTCCATGCGCTTTGAACTGGCTACAAAAAAAATGTATTTATATGGGGATGCCCAGGTAGATTACGGAACCATTAAATTAAAAGCCGGTTATATAGAATTAAACATGAACACTAAAATTGTTTATGCTAAAGGAGTAAGGGATAGTTTGGGAAAAGAAATTGAACTTCCTGTTTTTGATGAAAAGGGCCAAAGTTTCACTTCAAAGGAAATGACTTTTAATTTTGAGACAAAAAAAGGTTTAATAAAAGAGGTAATAACACAAGAGGGAGAAGGTTACATACACGGGGAAAGTGTAAAAAAAATGCAGAATGATGAACTGTATATAAAGAATGGAAAATATACAACCTGCGAGAATTCCGAACCTCATTTTTATATAAAGGCCTCTAAATTAAAAGTGATTCCTGACGATAAAATTATTACTGGACCAGCTTACCTTGTAATTGAGCAAGTACCAACCCCCCTGGCACTCCCATTTGGTTTTTTTCCCAATAAAAAAGGGCAATCCTCTGGCATTATTTTGCCAACTTATGGAGAATCACAGGAATTAGGCTTTTTTTTAACCAATGGCGGTTATTATTTACCCTTAAATGAAAAAGTGGATCTCTCACTTCTTGGAGATATTTATTCCAAAGGAAGCTGGGCTTTGGGTGCAAACAGCAACTATCACAAGCGTTATAAGTTTAGCGGAAACATGGATTTAAGGTATTCGAATATAACCATAGGCGAAAGTGCTTTGAAAGATTACAGCGATGCAACAGGGGCTAACCCCTTTTACCAGGAAAATAAAGATTTTATGGTAAAATGGAGTCATAGGCAGGATCGCAAGGCAAGGCCCAACAGTGTTTTCTCCGCTGATGTTAATGCAGGTACAAGTAATTACAACCAACTTAATTCCTTTTCCAGGGGAAATTCTAACTTTTTGACCAATACCCTGCAATCCAATATTTCATTCGCCCGTTCCTGGCCTGGGAAACCCTTTAACTTTACTTTAAACGGCAGACACAGTCAAAATACAATTACTAAAGATGTATCAGTTACTTTGCCTGAGGCAGCTTTTTCCGTCAACAGGATTTTTCCTTTTAAGAGAAAGCTGGCAGTGGGAGCCCAAAAATGGTTCGAAAAAATAGGTTTTAATTATGTTACAAGCATCAAAAACCAGATTAACACTGTTGATAGCATGCTTTTTGACAGGAGCAGTTTAGGTCAATTCAGAAGTGGTATGTTGCACAATGCCTCGGCTTCAACTTCTATAAAATTATTGAAAAATTTTACATTGAATCCCAACATCACTTATATTGAAAGATGGTATATTCAAAGCATAGAAAAAACATATGATGAACAAACAAATACCTTGACTACTGATACCATTGGTGGTTTCAGTAGAATTGGAGAATATAATGCATCTGCAAATCTGAGTACAAAACTCTATGGAATGTACCAGTTCAAAAGGGGACCAGTTCAAGCCATAAGACATGTAATGACACCTAGTATTGGCTTATCCTACCGACCAGATTTCAGCACCCAGCTTTATGGTTATTATGGTCAGGATGGTACTGTATCCAGTTATTCTCCTTATGATTTAGGAATTTATGGAAAACCAGGAGAAGATGAACAGGGAATCTTGAATTTTGGCTTAATAAATAATTTAGAAACGAAAGTCCGGTCAGCCAAAGACACCATTACAGGGTTTAAAAAAATCAAACTTCTGGAAAATCTTTCCATAAATGTCTCCCATAATATTTTTGCAGATGAATTTAAATGGACTCCAATTATGATTTCAGGACGAACCACTTTTCTGAACAATTTCAGCATTAATTTTGGAGGAATATTAGACCCCTATACATTAAGTAATGATTCAATACCAATAAAAATAAACGAATTTGAATGGGACCATAGCAGAAATATTGGAAGATTGGTTGATGCAAACCTTGCTTTAAATTTTTCCCTTCGTTCAAAACAAGGATCTGGCCCTATTACTTCAACCAAGGGCACTGAAGAACAATTGAGAATGATACAATCCAATCCAAATGCCTATGTGGATTTCAATATTCCATGGAACATTAATGTTGCCTATGTTTTACGTTATTCCAAACCCTTAATTGAAAAACAGGTTACCCAATCAGTACAGTGTTACGGGGATTTCAACCTTACTCCCAAATGGAAGTTTGGTTTTAGTTCCGGTTATGATTTTACCATGAAAGATATAACCTATACCAGTCTTAATATATACAGGGACTTACATTGCTGGGAAATGTCCTTTAACTGGGTACCTTTTGGATTTAACAAAAGTTACAATTTACAAATAAATGTAAAATCAGCTATTTTACAAGATCTTAAATTAACCAAAAGAAGCAGTCCTTTTGATAACCGTCAAATGTAA
- a CDS encoding MCE family protein: MRKEVKTGILVIVAIALFVFGFNFLKGRSIFKTQRTFYAIYNNIDGLTTSNPVFVNGMSVGHVTKIELLPGKTGDIMVTFTVDHQELQIPVKSTAKIASMDLLGSKSIEIILGHADEFYQSGDTLRSSVQVSLTEEVNRQVAPLKLKAESLISSVDSVMTIVQTVLNKETISNLASSFESLNKTMSSLEKTAYRLDTVVGEEKSRINSIMANMESITNNFRDNNAQLSRIITNMGSITDSLAKANIASTINNADLALAQAKNILDKINRGEGSMGMLINNNELYKNLEKSSAEMEKLIIDMRSNPHRYLHFSLIGGKNKANKE; this comes from the coding sequence TTGAGAAAAGAAGTTAAAACAGGAATACTCGTTATAGTGGCAATTGCATTGTTTGTTTTCGGATTTAATTTTTTGAAAGGCAGGAGCATTTTTAAAACACAACGTACTTTTTATGCTATTTATAACAATATTGATGGACTAACCACCTCCAATCCTGTTTTTGTAAACGGAATGAGTGTTGGCCATGTTACTAAAATTGAATTGCTTCCCGGAAAAACAGGTGATATAATGGTAACATTTACTGTGGATCATCAAGAACTGCAAATTCCGGTTAAGTCAACTGCCAAAATTGCAAGTATGGATCTTTTAGGTTCAAAATCAATTGAAATAATCCTTGGCCATGCAGATGAGTTTTACCAGAGTGGGGATACTTTAAGGTCCTCTGTGCAAGTATCTCTTACTGAGGAAGTAAACAGGCAGGTTGCACCCCTTAAACTAAAGGCAGAAAGTTTGATTTCATCTGTTGATTCAGTAATGACTATAGTTCAGACAGTTTTAAACAAAGAAACAATTTCAAACCTTGCCTCTAGTTTTGAAAGCCTGAACAAAACAATGTCATCTTTGGAAAAAACAGCCTATCGCCTTGACACCGTTGTGGGGGAGGAAAAATCGAGAATAAATTCCATTATGGCCAACATGGAATCCATTACAAATAATTTTCGTGACAACAATGCACAGCTCTCACGCATAATCACGAATATGGGATCCATTACGGATTCTCTTGCCAAAGCGAATATTGCATCTACAATTAATAATGCCGATCTTGCTTTGGCTCAAGCCAAAAATATACTGGATAAAATCAACAGGGGCGAGGGGTCAATGGGTATGTTAATTAATAACAATGAACTGTATAAGAATCTGGAAAAATCTTCTGCTGAAATGGAAAAATTAATAATTGACATGCGCTCGAACCCGCACAGATACTTACATTTTTCATTAATAGGGGGCAAAAATAAAGCGAATAAAGAATAA
- a CDS encoding DUF4870 domain-containing protein: VRECEDAMGAYLMMFASIGAGLPLPVINLIAAVIYYYINRSKSRFVRFHSLQSLISQIPLTLLNSVAVFWTIRILFYNQFNFSDTYIGYVIMLFLANIIYFIFSIVGAVKARKGRFYYFVFFGKVAYESVYKIKEETVIPEVVNKPPNL, translated from the coding sequence CGGTAAGAGAGTGTGAGGATGCAATGGGTGCTTATTTGATGATGTTTGCTTCTATAGGAGCTGGATTACCGCTGCCGGTCATTAATTTGATTGCAGCGGTAATTTATTATTACATCAATAGGTCCAAGAGCCGTTTTGTTCGTTTTCATTCCTTGCAATCCCTGATTTCTCAAATTCCCCTAACCCTGCTTAATTCTGTAGCAGTTTTCTGGACCATTAGAATACTGTTTTATAACCAGTTTAATTTTAGTGATACATACATTGGATATGTAATTATGCTTTTTCTTGCCAATATTATTTATTTTATTTTCAGTATAGTAGGAGCCGTTAAAGCGCGAAAAGGAAGGTTTTATTATTTTGTGTTTTTTGGGAAAGTGGCTTACGAGAGTGTTTATAAAATAAAGGAAGAAACTGTAATTCCTGAGGTTGTAAACAAACCACCTAATTTATAA
- a CDS encoding RidA family protein: MKKIIYTKNAPEPIGPYSQAVLHNNTLYISGQIAINPQTGNLDLTDIKAETKQVMENLKAVLKEAGMDFSHILKCSIFISDMNNFSAINEIYGSYFTSAFPARETVEVSVLPKKVNVEISAIAAL; this comes from the coding sequence ATGAAAAAAATAATCTACACTAAAAATGCCCCTGAGCCAATTGGACCCTATAGCCAGGCAGTATTACATAATAACACGCTTTATATTTCAGGACAAATAGCAATTAATCCCCAAACAGGAAATCTTGATTTGACTGACATAAAAGCAGAAACAAAGCAGGTGATGGAAAATTTAAAAGCTGTATTAAAAGAAGCAGGTATGGACTTTAGCCATATATTAAAATGTTCCATATTCATTTCAGACATGAATAATTTTTCTGCCATTAATGAAATTTATGGAAGTTATTTCACCAGTGCTTTTCCTGCAAGAGAAACTGTGGAGGTTTCTGTTTTACCTAAAAAAGTAAATGTAGAAATTTCAGCTATTGCTGCTTTATAA
- a CDS encoding M48 family metallopeptidase, translating into MRISVLIDLIKLTIVFGGTWALFTFIPFSFDPPEMQLSIEKEEKLGDLIVDEMVLKDKNTIVISNPGLDSAMNIISKILTSKIGNTDYEYKIKVIENETINAFTLPGGNIFIYSGLIEFSDHPEELAAVLAHEIGHVEKRHVVNKLIKELGLTLLFSVLAGGDNILTQEIGRTAMSSVFDRKQEEEADLFALELLEKARINPKVMAIFFRRMNDKLGNYNENLEILASHPNNNSRIKSALEYQTKDNFKSQKLNLNWEFVKKSLKSK; encoded by the coding sequence ATGAGAATTTCTGTGTTAATTGATTTGATCAAGTTAACTATAGTTTTTGGCGGAACATGGGCATTATTTACCTTTATTCCCTTTTCTTTTGATCCCCCAGAAATGCAATTATCAATTGAAAAGGAAGAAAAACTAGGTGATCTTATTGTTGATGAAATGGTTTTAAAAGATAAAAACACCATTGTCATTAGCAATCCTGGTTTGGATTCTGCCATGAATATTATTTCTAAAATTTTAACCAGTAAAATCGGAAATACAGATTACGAGTATAAAATAAAGGTTATTGAAAATGAAACCATAAATGCCTTTACACTTCCAGGTGGAAATATTTTTATTTACAGTGGCTTAATTGAATTTTCAGATCATCCTGAAGAATTGGCAGCAGTGCTTGCACATGAAATTGGTCATGTAGAAAAAAGGCATGTTGTAAATAAACTTATTAAAGAGTTGGGGTTAACCCTGTTGTTTTCAGTGTTAGCAGGAGGGGATAATATTTTAACTCAAGAAATTGGTAGAACAGCAATGTCCTCTGTTTTTGATCGGAAACAGGAAGAAGAAGCAGATTTATTTGCCCTAGAGTTATTGGAAAAAGCAAGAATAAATCCAAAAGTAATGGCTATCTTTTTCAGGCGAATGAATGATAAGTTGGGAAACTACAATGAAAACCTGGAAATATTGGCAAGCCATCCCAACAACAATTCCCGTATTAAATCCGCTTTAGAATATCAAACAAAGGATAATTTTAAAAGCCAGAAATTAAATTTGAATTGGGAATTCGTAAAAAAATCCTTAAAAAGTAAATGA
- a CDS encoding N-acetylmuramoyl-L-alanine amidase, with protein sequence MKKVFFLLFLLICFIPLTSFIPKLFPLGIKKIVIDAGHGGHDPGCLGSGSKEKDIALGISLKLGKYIEENLKDVEVVYTRDSDKFIELHERAAIANRIKADLFICIHCNAGASTAYGAETYVMGLHKTKDNLNVAKRENSAILMEKDYKKEYEGFDPQSDEANIMFSLYQSTYLEQSLNFAAKIQTQFRDRVGRHDRGVKQAGFLVLYMTAMPSVLIETGFLSNNMDEAFLRTDEGQVLMASAIFRAFKEYKLEIDGKSEPKEPKEIQKTVVENNEKVVLPVKEVKIESEPENKKPKQIKKPVVLEVAKIDGIIFKVQFATSIALLDIKPENFKGLTGVEAFKAGEIYRYAVGMEKTIDGAKILQEEVKGKGYKDAFIISFKNGERISVAEAIKELNK encoded by the coding sequence ATGAAAAAGGTTTTTTTCCTTTTATTCCTTTTGATTTGTTTCATACCCCTAACATCATTTATACCTAAATTATTTCCTTTGGGAATAAAAAAAATTGTTATAGATGCCGGTCATGGTGGTCATGACCCTGGTTGTTTGGGTTCAGGATCAAAGGAAAAGGATATCGCTTTGGGTATTTCTTTAAAACTTGGAAAATATATTGAGGAAAATCTCAAAGACGTAGAGGTTGTGTATACCCGCGATTCTGATAAATTCATTGAATTACATGAAAGAGCCGCAATTGCTAACCGGATAAAAGCCGATCTTTTTATTTGTATTCATTGCAATGCAGGTGCATCAACAGCCTATGGGGCTGAAACATATGTAATGGGCCTTCATAAGACAAAGGATAATTTGAATGTTGCAAAACGAGAGAATTCTGCCATATTAATGGAGAAAGATTACAAAAAGGAATACGAGGGATTTGATCCTCAGTCCGATGAAGCTAATATTATGTTTTCCTTATATCAAAGTACATATTTAGAACAAAGTTTGAATTTTGCAGCAAAAATTCAAACTCAATTCAGGGACCGGGTGGGTAGACATGACAGAGGAGTTAAACAGGCTGGTTTCTTGGTTCTTTATATGACAGCAATGCCAAGTGTACTGATTGAAACAGGTTTTTTATCCAATAATATGGATGAAGCTTTTCTACGTACTGATGAAGGACAGGTATTAATGGCTTCAGCAATATTTAGGGCTTTTAAAGAATATAAATTGGAAATTGATGGAAAATCTGAGCCTAAAGAACCTAAGGAAATTCAAAAAACTGTGGTTGAAAATAATGAAAAAGTAGTATTACCTGTTAAGGAAGTAAAGATTGAAAGCGAGCCCGAAAATAAAAAACCAAAACAAATTAAAAAGCCAGTTGTTTTGGAAGTTGCCAAGATTGATGGCATTATATTTAAAGTGCAATTTGCTACCTCCATTGCACTTTTGGATATTAAACCTGAAAATTTCAAAGGATTAACAGGTGTTGAGGCATTCAAAGCAGGAGAAATATACCGTTATGCAGTAGGGATGGAAAAAACAATAGATGGAGCTAAAATATTGCAGGAGGAAGTTAAAGGCAAAGGATATAAGGATGCTTTTATAATCTCATTTAAAAATGGTGAAAGAATTTCAGTTGCTGAAGCTATAAAAGAATTGAATAAGTAA